gcacatttgtgtaacttgcgcacgccgagcccggcgcgcgctgcctgttccctccaaggccgctccaaaatcggagaggcctcggagggaactttctttccacccccgcaccttcccctcccttcccctacctaacccaccccccggccctatctaaaaccccccctacctttgttggcagatttacgcctgctgaaagcaggcgtaaatctgcgcgcgccagcaggttgctggcacgccatcacccgacccgggggctggtccggaggccttgaccacgcccccgggccagcaccacacccccagtcccgccccgaactgccccctgaccccggacacgccccctccccatcccttttacgaacccccgggacttacgcgtgccggcggcctatgcaaaataggccggccggatttacgcacgcagggcttttaaaatccggccctagctATTTTGGTTATATTATTTTAAAAGAGAATCatttattcagatttttttctgCAGAAAAAAATATTACATGTTTTCAAAAAGAGGAGATAGCTTCAAGTGTATACATTTTGCTATTGCCTCTTTTACTTCCCTGTTTCTTAAGGTGTATATCAGTGGATTTACCATAGGCGTTAAAATCGCAAAAACAACGTTACCCAAGACATGAATATCAAGAGGGATATCCGTCCTATAAGATATGTATGCTACAGCTATAGAAGTATAATAAGTGAAGACAACAATCAAATGAGATGTACAAGTAGAAAAAGCTTTGTGACGCCCTTCCTTGGAGTTGATCTTCAGGATGGAGAAAATGATGTTAGCATAAGAGAAGATGACGAGCATTAAGGGCACTCCTGAAACAGCCATGGCAATGGAAAACCCCAACACGGTCTGAGAGGTGATATCAGAGCATGCTGTTTGAAGAACAGCCAAGTGGTCACAGAAACAGTGGTAAACCACGTTTGGCCCACAGAACGATAACTGGGATGTCTGGATGACAGCAGGCACTGGAATCAGcaatgcggtcatccaggcaccTGCTGCCAATTGAATGTTTACCCTCTTTGTCATTTTAGTGGTATAATGCA
This sequence is a window from Rhinatrema bivittatum chromosome 5, aRhiBiv1.1, whole genome shotgun sequence. Protein-coding genes within it:
- the LOC115091720 gene encoding olfactory receptor 2AT4-like, which codes for MEEYNHSRVNTDFILVGFTSLQNFQILLFCVFLMFYLIILTSNLMILVAVLVDRNLHKPMYFFLTNLSVLDILCTTTIMPKMLAMFLINAKTISFLGCFIQMYFFHGLYVTESLLLVVMAYDRYVAICSPLHYTTKMTKRVNIQLAAGAWMTALLIPVPAVIQTSQLSFCGPNVVYHCFCDHLAVLQTACSDITSQTVLGFSIAMAVSGVPLMLVIFSYANIIFSILKINSKEGRHKAFSTCTSHLIVVFTYYTSIAVAYISYRTDIPLDIHVLGNVVFAILTPMVNPLIYTLRNREVKEAIAKCIHLKLSPLFENM